A segment of the Marinobacter arenosus genome:
GACATGTGCGGCGCCGAGATTCCGCGCTGGATTCGCAAACAGCTGGAAGCCTACGGCGATGACACCGACAGCATCCGCAAGTTCGGCGAAGAAGTGGTCACCAACATGTGTGAGAAGCTGCTCAGCGCCGGCGCGCCCGGGCTGCACTTCTACACGCTGAACCAGGCGCAACCCAGCCTCAGGATCTGGGAAAACCTTGGCATCAGCGAGCGGGAGAAGATCTCCTTCTGATCGCGCCTGGCCAGGCGGCCCGGTACCGCCCGGGCGTTCTGGCAGCCACAAAAAAGGCGCTGTCCGACACGCACGTGCGTGTTCGGCAGCGCCTTTTTTTTGCCATCCTGCCAGAAGCGATCCCGACTACCGGCTGATGGATTGGTTATTGATCATCTCACTGAGATTGGTGACCTGCACCGACATACCTTTCTGGCTGGGCGGATATTCCTTGAACGTCTCAACGAACCTGCCAATGCCTTTCCCGGCCTGTCCCAGAATCCAGCTCCGGTTCTCGGCCCACTCGTCATAGCCCCGGGCTTCAATGAAACGCTCGAACGGGTCCAGCTTCAGGTTGATCACGATCGGCGTGGACAGGGGCGTCTGTTCTGCCCGGAACCACTCTTCCTGATCGATGAACAGGAGCTTCCAGTCACCATAGCGCATGCCATGGAAGACCGTCTCGGTGAAGTAGAAGAACTCCTTGCGCTTGCTTTTGCCGTTGTTCAGAAGCAGGTCGCTCTGGTCGTAACCGTCCAGGTGGACCTTGAAGTCCTTCCCACCGATCTCCATGCCATCAAGCAGGTCTTCCTTGATGTCATCGTCGCCGACCCAGGCCATCAGTGTGGGCACCCAGTCTTCCATGGTCATGAACTCCCCGGTGTGGGTTGCGGCCGGAATCCTGTCTTTCCACTTCACCAGCATCGGCACGCGGAAACCGCCTTCCCAGCCACCCACGCCCTTCTCGCCGTGGAAGGGATGGTTGCCACCATCGGGCCAGGAATTGGAGGGGGCCCCGTTATCGGTTGAGAACATCACGATGGTGTTATCGTCCACCTCAAGCTCCTGGAGAAGCTCAAGCAGCTCGCCAACGTCGTCATCCAGCTCCATCATGCCGTCCGCGTAGAGCCCGTAACCGCTCTTGCCCTCATACTCCTCGTTGAGGTTGGTGCGGTAATGCATGCGGGTGGTGTTGTGCCAGACGAAGAACGGCTTGTCGTCATCGACTGCCTTTTTGATGAAGCGCTTGGATTCCTCCAGCACGTCCTGGTCAAGATTCCGTTGCACCTCCCGGCCCCACGGGCCAAGGTCCCTGATCTCCTGCGTGCCATCCGGCAATGCCTTGGAGTGGATGATACCCCGTTGCTTGAGCCCATACTTCTCCAGCACCTTTTCGTCCTTGGGGTAGTCGTACTGCTCTGGGTACTCCCCGGCATTGAGGTGGTAGAGGATGCCGTAGAATTCATCGAAGCCATGGGCGGTAGGAAGATGCTCATCGCGATCGCCCAGGTGGTTCTTGCCAAACTGTCCGGTGGCGTAGCCATGGTCCTTGAGCATCTGCGCGAGGGTCGGATCACTGTCCTGGATCCCCTCCTTGGCCCCCGGGAGCCCGACCGTCGTCAAGCCGGTACGGATTGGGTACTGCCCGGTGATAAAGGCGGCCCGCCCCGCCGTACAGGAGGCCTGGGCATAATGATCCATGAAGATCATTCCTTCAGTGGCAAGGCTGTCGATATTGGGAGTGGAGCCCCCCATCATCCCACGGTGATAGGCGCTGATATTCCACATTCCAACGTCGTCGCCCCAGATTATGAGGATATTGGGCTTATCCGCTGCGGTGGCGGACGTCAGTGAAAGGAACATCAATGCGCACGCCACCAGGGCGATCCGAAACATCTCCATTGCATCAGTCTCCATCAAATCCAGTTTTACAGGAGCGACTCGGACAAAAACCCTGGAACGATCCGCGGCCAACTCCCGCTCGCTGCTTAGTTTAGACCACCCTGCATGGACCGCTAGCCGTCGCGTTTTACAGACATGATCCTCCGCGCATTTGGGCCCTGGCCTGCAAATTGCTGATCATTCAGCTAAACTCCCTGCGATGCAGTTCCATTAACGCTCCCCGGCTTTCACAGTCACCAGCCGTGATTGTCGGCCTGCCTTACCGGGCAGACGGGGCATCATAAAAAAGCGAAAGGAGAAAGCATGAGTACAAAATGGCTGAAAACCATTGGCGCCAGCCTGGCACTCACCGTCGCCGCAGGAACCGTCAGCGCAGAGACCCTGCGCGTCGTGACTGACCCGAGTTTCGTTCCGTTTGAAATGATGGATCAGGAAACCGGAGAGATGATCGGTTTCGACATGGAGATCATCCGCGAAGTGGGCAAGCGGGCCGGCTTTGAAATCGACCTCAACACCATGGATTTCAACGGCATCATCCCCGCCCTGCAAACCGGTAACGTGGACATCGCCATCGCCGGCATCACCATCACCGAAGAGCGTGAGCAGATTGTCGATTTCTCCGATCCGTATTACGACTCCGGTCTGCGCATTCTGGTTCGCGAGGGTGAGGACAGCGTGAAGACGCTGGAAGACCTCGAAGGCAAGAAGATCGGCACCAAGATCGGGTCCACCAGTTACGATTACCTGATGAAGACCCTCGATCAGGACGACGGCGTTACCCCGTATCCGGGCAGTTCCGACATGTACATGGCGCTGATGTCACGGGCCATTGATGCGGTCTTCTACGACGCTCCGAACGTTGGTTACTTCGCCCGCACCAAGGGTGAAGGCAAGGTCATGACCGTTGGCAAGCTGTATGAAGGCCAGCAGTACGGCATTGCACTCAAGGAAGGCAGTGAGTGGGTTGACGATGTCAACGACGCCCTGGCTGCCATGAAGGAAGACGGCACCTACAAGACCATTTACGAGAAATGGTTTGGCCCGATGCCGGAAGGCATGTAAGGGCAGCCGGACCCACCGGGTCTGATTCCCTGCGCCGGGGTGGCAACACCCCGGCGACTCCTGATTGCAAAACCCTTCGGAGATTCTCACTGTGGAATTCCAGTTTCAGTTCGATTGGCAAGCGGCCATCGACTCTATCCCTTTTCTGCTCAAGGGGATTCCCTACACCCTGCTGATCTCGTTTGGCGGCCTGCTCATCGGCTTTGCCCTGGGCATTTTCTTTGGCCTGCTGAGCATCAACAAGAAATGGTTCCTGCGTTGGCCGGCAACCGCCTACATTGAAATATTTCGCGGCACGCCCATCCTGGTTCAGGTCCTGTTCATCTTCTACGGCCTGCCCGATCTGATCGGCGGCCCTATCGAGCCGCTGACCGCAGGCATTGCGGCGATTGCACTTAATTCCGGCGCCTACATCTCGGAAGTGGTTCGCGGTGGCGTTCAGTCCATCGACAAGGGCCAGACCGAGGCCGGACTCTCCCTGGGCCTGTCCCGGAGCCAGACCTTCTGGTCCATCGTCTGGCCGCAGGCCTTCCGCCGCATGATCCCACCACTGGGCAACCAGGCCATCGTCAGCATCAAGGACACCTCGCTGTTCTCGGTCATCGGTGTCGGCGAACTGGTCCGCCAGGGCCAGATCTACATTGCCAATACCTTCACGGCGTTCGAGGTGTATTTTGTGGTCGCGATCATGTATCTCGCCATCACCCTGTCCTTGTCCCTGATCCTCCGCTTCGTTGAGCGGCGTGGACTGGCCTCTGTCTGAAGGAAAGCTGATCATGACTGATATCGTAGAAATGAAGGGCATGAACAAGCACTTCGGCAAGCTGCATGTCCTGAAAGACATTGACCTGACCGTCGCCAAGGGCGAGGTGGTGGTCATCATCGGCGCCAGCGGCTCCGGCAAGTCGACCCTGATCCGCTGCGTCAACGGGCTGGAAGAGTTTGAATCCGGCCATCTCAAGGTTGACGGACACCCGCTGGCCCCGAAAAGCGGCAACCCGAAATCCCTGGCGGAAATCCGCAAGGAAGTGGGCATGGTGTTCCAGCAATTCAACCTGTTCCCGCACCTGACGGTGAAGAAGAACATCATGCTGGCGCCCAAAAAGGTCAAGGACACCTCGGACACCGTCGCCAACGCCACCGCCGAACGGCTGCTGAACCGGGTCGGCATCGGCAATCAGGCCGACAAGTACCCCAGCCAGCTATCCGGCGGCCAGCAGCAGCGCGTGGCCATCGCCCGGGCGCTGGCCATGGAACCGCGCCTGATGCTGTTCGATGAGCCAACATCGGCGCTTGATCCGGAAATGATCGGTGAAGTGCTGGACGTCATGCGTGAACTGGCCAAGGAAGGAATGACCATGATGGTGGTGACCCACGAAATGGGCTTTGCCCGAGAGGTGGCCGACCGGGTGATATACATCCACGAAGGCCAGATTGTGGAACAAGGCAAGCCGGACGAGGTGTTCGACAACCCTCAGAATGAGCGTACCCAGGCGTTCCTGTCCCGGGTTCTCGCCCACTGACCACACTCTCAGAGTAACTGGCGGGTGGTTTGATACTCACGTTCAATTTTGGCGTGGGAATCATCCGCCAGGAACCGGGCAATTTTCTTCCCCAGTAACGGCACATCGCACCGCACCTTCAGGTTGACGTGATTCGTGCAGGACTGACTGTCACCCTGCAGCTTCATCATGCCCTGGATCTTCGCCGGCACGCCTTCGATGCGCACCCGGAACTCGCAGTGCCACTCGTCCTCGCTCTTGCGAAACCAGTGCTCCTCCTGACGGACTTCGTTCCATTCCTTGTGGAAACTGGCGAGAACGCCAGGCACATCGGTCGAGCTCGTGACCTGACGTTCAATCACCAACTTGGCCGATGCGTCGTCCCGCACCAGCTCCGAAACGCGAACATTACGGGATCCCATTCGGGCATTCTTTTCCAGAATCCGGTCCCTGTTGAAAAAAGTACCGAGGACCTGTTCGAGCCCGGCCTCGTAGGGGTGTTTCAGTTCAAGCTCCATAATGACCTCCAGTGATGACTCTTTCGATTGTCCGATGCGGGAAGGCGTAACGGCATTGGCCGGCAGGTCAGAGGCGTCTGGCAAGGTGGCCAGCTCACGCCGTTAACTGTAATATCCGCTCAGGTTAACAGCCGATATTTTGAAACTGACAGCCAGACCGGAGATTCACCATGCGCAATGCCGACCTCGTGGCCCGCGGCCTCAAGTCCGTGTGGCACCCCTGCACCCAGATGAAAGACCACGAAACGCTGCCCCTGGTCCCCATCAAACGGGGCGAGGGCGTCTGGCTGGAAGATTTCGAGAGCAACCGGTACATCGATGCCGTCAGCTCCTGGTGGGTCAACCTGTTCGGCCATGCCAACCCGCGAATCAACGCGGCCATACAGGAACAGATCAGCCAACTGGAACACGTCATCCTGGCGGGATTCACCCATGAGCCGGTGGTGAATCTGTCCGAGCGCCTGATTGAAGTCACTCCGGAAGGCCTGAACAAGTGCTTCTACGCCGACAACGGCTCCTCGGCGATTGAAGCCGCACTCAAGATGAGCTTCCACTACTGGAAGAACCACGGGCGGCCCGGCAAAAAGAACTTCGTGAACCTCAGCAACAGTTATCACGGGGAAACCCTCGGGGCGTTGGCCCTGGGCGACGTGGCGCTGTACAAGGACACCTACCAGCCCCTGCTGATGGAAGTCCTGACGGCGCCCTCCCCCGACGCGTTCAACAAAGAGGCGGGCGAGACCGACGAGGCCTTCGCACTGCGCCAGTTCGAAGCCATGGAAAAGCTGCTCGCCGAGAAGCACGACGAAATCTGCGCCGTGGTGGTTGAACCGCTGATCCAGTGTGCCGGCGGCATGCGCATGCACCACCCGATCTACCACACCAAACTGCGCGAAGCCTGCGATCGCTACGGCGTACACCTGATTGCCGACGAGATAGCCGTCGGCTTTGGCCGCACCGGCACCCTGTTCGCGTGTGAACAGTCCGGCATCACCCCGGACTTCATGTGCCTGTCCAAGGGCCTGACCGCAGGCTACCTGCCGCTGTCCGTGGTCCTGACCACCGACAACGTCTACAACGCGTTCTACGACGACTACGAGACCCTGAAAGCCTTCCTGCATTCCCACAGCTACACGGGCAACCCCATCGGCTGTGCCGTGGCACTGGCGACGCTGGACATCTTCCGGGACGACAACGTCATTGAGAACAATCGGCAGCTCTCCGCCTGCATGGCGGATTCCGTGGCACACCTGGCCGATCACCCCAATGTCGGCGACATCCGACAGCACGGCATGACCCTGGCGGTGGAGATGGTCAAGGACAAGGCCTCCAAAACGCCCTTCCCCTGGCAGGAACGCCGCGGCATTCGGGTGTACCAGCACTCGTTGACGCGTCAGGCCTTGCTTCGCCCCCTGGGTAATGTGGTTTACTTCATGCCGCCTTACGTCATCACCGAAGACCAGATCCGTCATCTGGCACAGGTCGCGACCGAGGGCATCGAGATTGCCGTTCGGGACTGACCAGGGTACACAGGCATGCGCATCCCCAGAATCTATACCGACTCGCCGCTGAACAGCGGCGCCACTGCCGAGCTGGACGACAACGCCGCCCAGCACGTCGGGCGGGTGCTGCGCATGCAGCCGGGACAGGAACTGAGCCTGTTCAACGGCGACGGCCAGGACTACCCCGCCACTATCACCGCCGCCGGCAAGAAGCATGTGGAAGTGCTGGTGGGACAGCCGGAGCCCAACACCACCGAATCACCACTGGAAATTGTCCTTGGCCAGACCCTGTCCAAGGGGGATCGCATGGACTATGCCGTTCAGAAAGCGGTGGAGATGGGCGTCACCCGCATTGTGCCTCTCACCACCGAGCGGTGCGATGTGAAGCTCAAAGGGGACCGGGAAGACAAACGCCTGCGACACTGGCAGTCGGTGGCCGTCAGTGCCGCCGAACAGTGCGGCCGGGCCAGGGTTCCTGACATCCTGCCCGTGATGACCGTGCCGCAATGGCTGGAACACAGCCGTGACTGCGACATCCGGCTGGTGCTCCATCACCGCACGGAACAGTCCCTCACCACCATGGCAAAGCCCGGCCGCATCGCCCTGATGATTGGTCCGGAGGGCGGCCTGACCGCAGACGAAATTGCCCTGGCCGAGAATGACGGCTTCCTGCCCGTGGCACTCGGACCTCGCGTGCTCAGGACCGAAACCGCTCCGGTAGCGGCCATGGCCCTGTGCCAGTGGCTGTGGGGAGATCTGGGCGAATCGGCCTAGCGGCCGTAACGCCGTCTCAGACTGGCACCCAAGTCATTGACAGTACACACCTCTACCAACATGATCCCTGACTGCATGACTAATGAGAGCAGCTGCCTGAGCCTGGGCAACGCTGTGGGAAAGCCTCTCCAAAACTGTGCGGAGCCAGGGATGGCGTAGCTCAAGCGCCACATGGGCGCGCGTGAGCGGGTTTTGGAGAGGCTTTCCCATAGGGTTGCATGCTCCACAGCAACAACAACGGATACTGGCGAGTCGCGGATGACAAACGTTTTCACCACACCTGAATTCTGGCAGTACCTCAGCATTCCCGTCATTGCTGCCCTGATTGGCTGGACCACCAACTGGCTCGCCATCAAGATGACCTTCTACCCACTGGAATTCGTCGGGAAGCCACCCCTGTTGGGCTGGCAGGGCATCATCCCGTCCAAGGCCCGGAAAATGGCCGCGATCAGCGTGGACGCCACCATTTCCAAGATCGGCACCGTGCGGGAGATCTTCCAGCAGATCGACCCCAAGGTTCTCGCCACCCACATCGTTCATTCCGTTGACCCCCGCATCGAAGAGTATGTGGATGAAATGATGCTGAGGGAATACCCGACCTTCTGGGAGAACCTGCCCTCCTCCGCCCGCAACATGGTCTATGACCGTGTTCGAAAATCCACCCCGCAACTGGTGGACAACCTGGTCGAGGATGTCTCCACGAACATTGAGGACCTGCTCGACATCAAGGGCATGGTGATCGAGCGGCTGGCCAGCGACAAACAACTGCTCAACCGCATTTTCCTCGAATGTGGCCAGGTTGAGTTCCGTTTTATCGTCAATTCCGGGCTGTATTTCGGCTTCCTGTTCGGCCTGATCCAGATGGCTGTCTGGTACTACTACCAGAGCTGGTGGGTCTTGCCGTTCTTCGGCCTGCTGGTGGGCTGGGCCACCAACTGGATCGCCCTGAACGTCATCTTCCGCCCACTGCACGCCAAGAAGGTCGGGCCGTTCCGTATCCAGGGGCTGTTCCTGAAACGCCAGCCCGCGGTTGCCGAATCCTTCTGCCACATCGTTACCCACGAAATCCTTACCGTGGGCAACATCATCAACGCGATTCTCGACGGCCCGAAAGGGGAGCGGGCCCGCAACATGGTGAAAAAGCACATCAAACCCCTGGTGGACGAAACCGCCGGCATGGGTAAGGCACTCACCCAGATGGCCTTCGGCCCCACCGGGTTTGCCACCCTGAAGCAACAGGTAGGCGAAAAAGCGATCGAAATTTCACAGACCTCCTTCAACAATCCGGTCTTTGAAAAGGATCGGGCCCGGGCCGTCGAATCCATCATGGTGGAACGAATGATCGCCCTATCGTCCGAGGAGTTTCAGGATCTGCTCCGGCCCTGCTTCCAGGAAGACGAGATCAAACTGATTCTGGTTGGCGCCTTCCTGGGCATGGCCGCAGGTATCTGCCAGTTGGTGTTCGTGTTTGGCCAGACCGTGATGTAGCCCATAGCCTTAATCAATCAGTTGTTTTCTGTGCAACCCATGGACCGCGAACTATACTGCCCGGACAAGGATGCGTACTTTTTGACGACTGATCGACCCGGAGGCAATGGATGCCAGGTTTTCTGTCCTGGATTTCAGGTTTTTTCTCGACTTCGCAACCGACGTCGTTGGCACCAGAGCCACGACTGTTGAATCCGGCCCAGGACCAATCTACCGACGACGACCCGGAAACCGGCCCCCTGCTGGCCCGCCAACTGGAAGATCACCTGTTCTGCTGGTTACTGGATGTTGCGCCGTCCGAACTGGACGGCGACCTGTCGTATGCCGCCGATGCCATTGCCGAACTTCAGCAGCGCCTGGGTGACGGCCAGTTGGAGGAGCTGCCACGTCAGCCCCTGAGCCTGCCCATGCTGATGCGGGCACTGTCCGACGAATCCACCGACCGCCAACGCCTGACCGACATCATACTTGGCGACCCGTCCCTGACCGACCAGCTTCTGCAGATGGCCAACAGCCCCTATTTCCGGCCCGGGGACCACGCCATTGATTCGGTCGACCAGGCCGTCTTCCTGCTCGGGCTGGATGGCATTCGAAACGTGGTTTCCGCCGCCGTGATGCGACCCATGATGGCCGCCCGCAATAGCCGGGAAGCGCTTTTCGCCCAGCGGGTCTGGCGCTGGGGCCTGACCTGTGCCCGCGCCTCCGAACTCACGGCACGGGCACAGAGCGCCGATTCGA
Coding sequences within it:
- a CDS encoding arylsulfatase, translating into MEMFRIALVACALMFLSLTSATAADKPNILIIWGDDVGMWNISAYHRGMMGGSTPNIDSLATEGMIFMDHYAQASCTAGRAAFITGQYPIRTGLTTVGLPGAKEGIQDSDPTLAQMLKDHGYATGQFGKNHLGDRDEHLPTAHGFDEFYGILYHLNAGEYPEQYDYPKDEKVLEKYGLKQRGIIHSKALPDGTQEIRDLGPWGREVQRNLDQDVLEESKRFIKKAVDDDKPFFVWHNTTRMHYRTNLNEEYEGKSGYGLYADGMMELDDDVGELLELLQELEVDDNTIVMFSTDNGAPSNSWPDGGNHPFHGEKGVGGWEGGFRVPMLVKWKDRIPAATHTGEFMTMEDWVPTLMAWVGDDDIKEDLLDGMEIGGKDFKVHLDGYDQSDLLLNNGKSKRKEFFYFTETVFHGMRYGDWKLLFIDQEEWFRAEQTPLSTPIVINLKLDPFERFIEARGYDEWAENRSWILGQAGKGIGRFVETFKEYPPSQKGMSVQVTNLSEMINNQSISR
- a CDS encoding transporter substrate-binding domain-containing protein, whose amino-acid sequence is MSTKWLKTIGASLALTVAAGTVSAETLRVVTDPSFVPFEMMDQETGEMIGFDMEIIREVGKRAGFEIDLNTMDFNGIIPALQTGNVDIAIAGITITEEREQIVDFSDPYYDSGLRILVREGEDSVKTLEDLEGKKIGTKIGSTSYDYLMKTLDQDDGVTPYPGSSDMYMALMSRAIDAVFYDAPNVGYFARTKGEGKVMTVGKLYEGQQYGIALKEGSEWVDDVNDALAAMKEDGTYKTIYEKWFGPMPEGM
- a CDS encoding amino acid ABC transporter permease; the protein is MEFQFQFDWQAAIDSIPFLLKGIPYTLLISFGGLLIGFALGIFFGLLSINKKWFLRWPATAYIEIFRGTPILVQVLFIFYGLPDLIGGPIEPLTAGIAAIALNSGAYISEVVRGGVQSIDKGQTEAGLSLGLSRSQTFWSIVWPQAFRRMIPPLGNQAIVSIKDTSLFSVIGVGELVRQGQIYIANTFTAFEVYFVVAIMYLAITLSLSLILRFVERRGLASV
- a CDS encoding amino acid ABC transporter ATP-binding protein, which gives rise to MTDIVEMKGMNKHFGKLHVLKDIDLTVAKGEVVVIIGASGSGKSTLIRCVNGLEEFESGHLKVDGHPLAPKSGNPKSLAEIRKEVGMVFQQFNLFPHLTVKKNIMLAPKKVKDTSDTVANATAERLLNRVGIGNQADKYPSQLSGGQQQRVAIARALAMEPRLMLFDEPTSALDPEMIGEVLDVMRELAKEGMTMMVVTHEMGFAREVADRVIYIHEGQIVEQGKPDEVFDNPQNERTQAFLSRVLAH
- a CDS encoding DUF2505 domain-containing protein, which translates into the protein MELELKHPYEAGLEQVLGTFFNRDRILEKNARMGSRNVRVSELVRDDASAKLVIERQVTSSTDVPGVLASFHKEWNEVRQEEHWFRKSEDEWHCEFRVRIEGVPAKIQGMMKLQGDSQSCTNHVNLKVRCDVPLLGKKIARFLADDSHAKIEREYQTTRQLL
- a CDS encoding adenosylmethionine--8-amino-7-oxononanoate transaminase; its protein translation is MRNADLVARGLKSVWHPCTQMKDHETLPLVPIKRGEGVWLEDFESNRYIDAVSSWWVNLFGHANPRINAAIQEQISQLEHVILAGFTHEPVVNLSERLIEVTPEGLNKCFYADNGSSAIEAALKMSFHYWKNHGRPGKKNFVNLSNSYHGETLGALALGDVALYKDTYQPLLMEVLTAPSPDAFNKEAGETDEAFALRQFEAMEKLLAEKHDEICAVVVEPLIQCAGGMRMHHPIYHTKLREACDRYGVHLIADEIAVGFGRTGTLFACEQSGITPDFMCLSKGLTAGYLPLSVVLTTDNVYNAFYDDYETLKAFLHSHSYTGNPIGCAVALATLDIFRDDNVIENNRQLSACMADSVAHLADHPNVGDIRQHGMTLAVEMVKDKASKTPFPWQERRGIRVYQHSLTRQALLRPLGNVVYFMPPYVITEDQIRHLAQVATEGIEIAVRD
- a CDS encoding 16S rRNA (uracil(1498)-N(3))-methyltransferase; the protein is MRIPRIYTDSPLNSGATAELDDNAAQHVGRVLRMQPGQELSLFNGDGQDYPATITAAGKKHVEVLVGQPEPNTTESPLEIVLGQTLSKGDRMDYAVQKAVEMGVTRIVPLTTERCDVKLKGDREDKRLRHWQSVAVSAAEQCGRARVPDILPVMTVPQWLEHSRDCDIRLVLHHRTEQSLTTMAKPGRIALMIGPEGGLTADEIALAENDGFLPVALGPRVLRTETAPVAAMALCQWLWGDLGESA
- a CDS encoding DUF445 domain-containing protein, producing the protein MTNVFTTPEFWQYLSIPVIAALIGWTTNWLAIKMTFYPLEFVGKPPLLGWQGIIPSKARKMAAISVDATISKIGTVREIFQQIDPKVLATHIVHSVDPRIEEYVDEMMLREYPTFWENLPSSARNMVYDRVRKSTPQLVDNLVEDVSTNIEDLLDIKGMVIERLASDKQLLNRIFLECGQVEFRFIVNSGLYFGFLFGLIQMAVWYYYQSWWVLPFFGLLVGWATNWIALNVIFRPLHAKKVGPFRIQGLFLKRQPAVAESFCHIVTHEILTVGNIINAILDGPKGERARNMVKKHIKPLVDETAGMGKALTQMAFGPTGFATLKQQVGEKAIEISQTSFNNPVFEKDRARAVESIMVERMIALSSEEFQDLLRPCFQEDEIKLILVGAFLGMAAGICQLVFVFGQTVM
- a CDS encoding HDOD domain-containing protein → MPGFLSWISGFFSTSQPTSLAPEPRLLNPAQDQSTDDDPETGPLLARQLEDHLFCWLLDVAPSELDGDLSYAADAIAELQQRLGDGQLEELPRQPLSLPMLMRALSDESTDRQRLTDIILGDPSLTDQLLQMANSPYFRPGDHAIDSVDQAVFLLGLDGIRNVVSAAVMRPMMAARNSREALFAQRVWRWGLTCARASELTARAQSADSSAHFMAGLLPALAYITIRRELHRICRARLIRDPDPALIRYSLVRHQWATSQLLANEWHLPPQFNALLLGAERPAPRQAQTPLNDGMILGTREVLRHANQRNLAEEHLPKVLKLAPEQIGPVRQSLNTMLQEGGRSTSRV